The Actinomycetota bacterium region GGCTCCGGAGCGGTGATCGAACCGCCGCCGCCGTTCGAGGTCCGGCTGGACCGCTCCACGCTCGTCCGCTACGCCGGGGCGTCGGGAGACTTCAACCCCATCCACTGGGACGAGGGGTACGCGCAGTCCGCCGGCTTCCCGGGCGTGTTCGCCCACGGCATGCTGACGGCCGGAGTCCTCGCCGGCTATCTCACGAGGTGGCTGGGCTCCGACTCCGTCCGCCGCTACAGGGTCCGGTTCTCCGGCATCGTCTTCCCGGGCCAGACCCTCACCTGCACGGGCCGGATCACGAGGTCCTACGAGGAGGACGGCCGGTTGCTGGTCGACTGCGAGCTGGAGGTGACGACCGCGCCCGGCGAGGTCAAAGCGGCTGCGTTCGCGACCTGCTACCAGCCGCGCTGACGCCACCCGGACAGGTGGGGACGCTCGTCGCCAATCGTCGTGTCGTCCCCGTGGCCGGGCAGGACCTGCGTATCGTCGTCCAGCGCAAAGAGCTTGTTCTCAAGTCCGGACATGATCTGCTCAAAGGCCTCCCGGCTCCCGAAGGTGCCGCCGGGCCCGCCCGGGAACAGGGTGTCCCCGCTGAACAAAAGGATTTGGCCGTCACGCTCCAGCACCAGGCAGATGGAACCGGGCGTGTGCCCAGGCGTGTGGAGCACCCTCAGCTCAACGGGTCCCAGCTTCACGGTGTCGCCCTCGCCGATCGTGCCCGTGGGGACCGGGATCATCGTTGCGTCCCCGGGGTGGACCAGCACCGGCGCGCTCGTCTTCTCCACCAGGGCCGGAAGGGCGACCACGTGGTCGCCGTGCCCGTGCGTCTGGACGATCGTGGTCAGCCGCTTGTCGCCCAGCTCCGACAGGATCGCGTCGGCCTCGTTGGACCCGTCGATCAGGACCGCTTCCCCGCCGGACGCCAGCACATAGACGTTGTTGTCCATCGGGCCCACCGACAGCTTCGTGATCTCGACCGGGCCCACGGCCCGGCGCCAGCGAACGTCGGCCATCTATCCGCCGGAGGCCATGCTCGACAAAGGAGTGCGGTCGGCGAACGACGTGGGCCGGTCGCCGAACAACTCCGCGGACTTGCCGGCCAGCTCCTCGACCGTCCACCGGTCGTCCTTGTTCAAAGACGACACCACGTGTGGCTGCTCCACGAGCGAGACCTCGCCTCCGGTCACCACGAACACCTGGCCCGTGATGTGCGCCGCGTCCGGAGTGCACAGGTAGACCACCCATGGCGCGACGTTGTCCGGGTGCCAGGCGTCGAATCCCTCGCCGGCCGGGATCTCGCCGAACGTCCCCTCGGTCATTCTCGTGCGGGCGCGGGGAGCGATCGCGTTGGAGGTGACGCCGTAGCGGACCATCTCCCTGGCGATGCACAGAGAGAACGAGCAGATACCGAGCTTGGCGAAGTCGTAGTTGCACTGTCCGGCGTTTCCGTACAGCCCAGACTCCGAGGACGTGTGGACGATTCGCCCGTAGACCGGCTCCCCGGTCTCCTTGGACTTCTGCCGCCAGTGGGTGCATGCGAAGTGGGTGGGGGCGAAGTGGCCCTTGCCATGGACCGTCACCACGGCGTCCCATTCCTGCTCGGTCATGTTGAAGGCCATGCGGTCGCGCAGGATCCCCGCGTTGTTGATCAGGATGTGGAGGTCTCCGAAGGTGTCGATCGCCTGGCGGATCATGTTCTCGGCCCCCGCCCAGTCCGACACGTTGTCGTGGTTGGCCGCCGCTTCCCCGCCGAGGTCGCGGATCTCCGCGACGACCTGTCCCGCCGGCGTCTGGTCCTCGCCGCTTCCGTCCCAGGCGACCCCCAGGTCGTTGACAACCACCTTCGCCCCGTGCCTGGCCAGCTCCAGTGCGTGGCCCCGGCCGACTCCGCGTCCTGCGCCCGTAACGACAGCGACCTTGCCTTCGAGCAGCTTCATGGTCCTCCCTTGGCCTTCCGCGTGCGGCGCCAGCGAGTATAGGGACATCGCAAGAAAGGGCGCCGTGAGACACACTGTAGCCATGGACCAGCGGCCTTCGTGGCTCCCGCTCGTGACCGGCATCCTGCTGATCGCTTCCGGCTGGGCGGTGATCTATCTCGGCTGGCAGCGCGCGGCGGCGCAGAAGCTGGAGGTGGGACAGCTGCCCTACATCGTCTCCGGAGGGTTCGGGGGGCTCGGCCTCCTGCTGCTGGGGGCCGCGGCGATCCTGATGCAGGTCATCCTCCACACGTCGTACAAGGAGCGCCAGGCGCTCCACGATGTGGCGGCGAAGCTGGAGCGCGCAGCCGGGGCAGCCCGTGCGCGCGACGACGACACGGAGGAGTCCGGGTCGCGCGGCGGCCGGCGAAACAGCTCCCGCTAGATGCCGCTGCTGTCGGTCCGCGGCCTGCACGCGGGCTACGGCTCAACTCTGGTGCTGCACGGCGTGACACTGGAGATCGAAGCGGGAGAGATCGCAGCGGTGCTGGGCCCCAATGGCGCGGGCAAGACCACGACGCTGAGGGCGCTGTCGGGCCTGATCAAGCCGGCTCGCGGCTCCGTCACGTTCGAAGGCCAGGAGCTGCGCGGGCGGACCGCGGAGCAGATCGTGGCGAAGGGCATCGCCCACGTCCCCGAGAACCGCGGAGTGTTCCCGGCGCTCACAGTCGAGGAGAACCTGCGGCTGGGCGGCTACCTGGTCCAGCGGCGGCCCGCGGAGTACAGCGCCAACCTCGAGCGCGTCCATGAGTTCTTCCCGGTGCTCGCCGAGCGCCGGACGCAGCTGTCGGGGACCCTGTCCGGCGGCGAGCAGCAGATGCTGGCGATCGGACGGGGCCTCATGAGTTCCCCGAAGGTCCTGCTCGTGGACGAGGCGTCGCTCGGCCTTGCCCCGATAGTCGTCAAGCGCCTGTTCTCGATCATCCAGCAGATAAACGCGTCGGGCACGACCGTGCTGATGGTCGAGCAGAACGCAGCGTTCACCCTGGCCATCGCCCATCGCGCCTTTTTGATGCAGAAGGGGCAGATCGTGTTCGCCGGGTCCGGCAGTGAGCTGCGTGGCGAGGGGATCGTCCGGGCTTACCTGGGCGAAGGGTCCATCGGTGCCCCCCCGGCCGCTCCTAAGGCCCCTAAGGCCCCTAAGGCCCCGCCGGCCGGGAGGACGCGCAAGCGCTGACGGCCGGCTGCGCTACTTGCGGGCCTGCTCCCGCTGGGTGTCCCACTGCCACCGCAGAGACACCTTGCGGCCGTCCGAGGCCGTGAGCTCCCGGCAGTGCAGCAGCCCGGACGACCCCTTTCTCGACGTCTCCAGGGTGCAGGGCCGCGACAGGGCGTCGAACCGCAGGTACGGGATGGGGGACGCGGACGATCCGACCACCTCCACAAAGGCGTCCGATCCCAACGGGCTCTGGACCGTCCCCCCTTCCCCCGGCACCGAGATCCCGCGGTCGGTGAGCGTGTACTTTCCGTCGCCTCTGTAGCTCCCGGGCGCGAGGTTGAAAGCCACCCGGAACCGGGTCCCGTCTTCGAGTTTGAGGTGCTCGATCATGGCGACCGACAAAAAGGTCGCCACCTCGGGCAGTCGCCCGCCGAAGAAGGTCTCCTGCCGGGTGACCACCAGGGCGTCACGCACGTGCGCGTCGAAGTCCCCCTCCACGTCGATGCGCACCGGACCGCATTCATTACGGCTGTCCCTGCCCGGGACGGCCGAAGGTGAACCACCGGAAGGAAGGGCGGTGGACGCCAGCCGCAGGCGGCGCAGCTTTTCCTGACACTCCCGGGACAGGCCCTTGGCCTCGGGGCTCGCGTCCCCGCAGGCTCCGCACGCCAGAACCGCCACCAGCACGACCGCGGCCCGGCGGATCAACATGCGTCCTTCACGAAGAACCGTGCCTCCCCTGCCGCCTGCCCGACCTTGGACCTGCCCGCCGCCACCCTGACAAACCCGGAACCGAAAGGCGCGTCGGGACGGATCACCCAGCTCCACTCGTAGCGCCCGCTGGCGTCGGAGTACCCGGGGGCCGAGGGGAAGTCCGGACGGTAGTCGGGGTCCGAGTACTGCGTAGCCACGCCTATCACCACGTTTGGCCGCGTCTGGACCACCGCCTTCATGGCCGCCCCGCGCCGGCCGCAGTCTGGGACAACCTTCACCTCCAGCGGCATCGTGTTGTTGGGATAGGTGATCGGCCTGTACCCGTCGGGGGCCGCCGTGGGCTCGGGAGTGCTCGCGCCGCCCGCGTCCGCCGGCGCAGATGAAGGACTCGCGGCAGCCGCGCTTCCGGAAGGGCCGGCTGGGGCCGAGGACGAACCCGGGGCCGCGACGGCGTCCCTGAGCCCGCTGCCGGTGACCCTGCCCGGCCTCGGCGCGTCCTGGCTAGAGCATCCGGTCAGGGCCAGCGCCACGAGCAGGGGGCCGAGGCGGGTCATCGCCGGCCCCCTCCCGCCGCACCGGTGGCGCCGGGGGCCTCGGCCGCCTCGCCCAGATAGGCCGCGATCACGTCCGGGTCGTCGAGCAGGTCGCGCGACCTTCCCTCCAGCGCCACTTCTCCCCGCGCGAGGACGTATGCGCGGTCGCTGTTCTCCAATGCCATGTGGACGAACTGCTCCACGATCAAAAGCGCCGTCCCCTCCTGGTTGACCTGGCGGAGGATCTGAAACAGCTGCTGGACGATCAACGGCGCCAGTCCCAGCGACAGCTCGTCCACCACAAGCAGCCTCGGGGTGCACATCAGCGCCCGCGCGACTCCGAGCATCTGCTGCTCGCCACCCGACATCGTGCCGGCAGGCTGCTCCCGCCTCTCGAGCAGCTTCGGGAAGAAGTGAAACGCGCGGTCCAGACCCTGCTTGTAACCGGCGCGATCCTTTCGCTTGGTCCAGTAACCGAAACGCAGGTTCTCCTCGACCGTGAGCGACGGGAACAGGTCCCGGCCCTCCGGCAGGTGCGCGAGGCCGCGTCCGATCACCTCGTAGGCCGGCAGTCCGGCAATCGGTTCTCCGGCGAAGGTGATGGACCCGGACGAGGGCGCGAGCAGCCCGGAGATCGTCCGCAGGGTCGTGGTCTTCCCGGCCCCGTTCGACCCGAGAATCGACACGATCTCGCCTTCCGCAACGTCCAGCGAAACTCCCCGCAGCGCCTGGACTGCCCCGTACCGCACGTCGATGTCGCGCACCTCGAGCAGGCTCACCGCGCCACCGCCATCTCCTCGACGGGGCGTCCCAGGTAGGCCGCGATCACCTGAGGATCGCGCTTCACAGACTCCGGGGGGCCCTGCGCGATGAGCGACCCGCGGTCGAGCACGTACATGTAGTCGCTCACGGATGTGACCATCTTCACGTCGTGCTCGATCAGCAGCAGCGTCATCGCCTCCTCGTCGCGCAGGCGGCGAAGCACCTCCGTCAGCTCCTCCGTTTCCGTGCCGTCGAGGCCCGAAGCGGGCTCGTCGAGCATGATGAACCGGAAACCCGTCACCAGAGCCCGGGCGACCTCCACCATCCGCAGCACGCCGAAGGGCAGATCGGCTACCCGGCGCTGGGCGACGTCGGCCAGCTCCAGCCGCTCCACCACCTCGGCCACCCTTCGCCTAGCCTGCCGCTCGGTCTGGATCGACCTCGGGGTTACGACCAGATGCGACAAAAAGCCCGTGGAGTTGTGCAGGTGGGTCGCGACGAGCAGGTTGTCGAACACCGACAGTTGCGGAAATAGCTGGATCGCCTGAAACGTCCTGGCGACGCCCATGGCCGCGCGCTCGTGCACCGGCATCTCGCCGACGTCGGTCCCGTGCAGGGTGATGTGCCCGGACGAAGGCGTGACGAGTCCGGCGACCGAGTTGAACGTGACGGACTTGCCGGCGCCGTTGGGACCGATCAGTCCGACGATCTCGCCCTCGCGGACCTCCAGCGTCACTCCTTGAACCGCGGTCAGGCCGCCGAAACGGACGGTTAGGTCGTCGGCCTTCAGAACGACCGTAGTCTGACGCCGGCCGTCCGGTGAAGCGCTGGGGACAAGAACCGGACCGGGTTCCGATGAAATCGCATCGTCCTGTAGTTGTCCGGCCTCCGAAGCGGGCTGCATCCCCCAGGACAGCAGCCGGGCACGGCCGCGGTAGCGTACCCGCCCGGCGAGCCACGACAGGTCCTCGATCATCTGGTCGGTCAGGGCGTCCGCCCGGCGAAGGGCGCTCATCAGCGCCTGCCGCCCCGCGATCAGGCCTACGATCCTGTGTCCCGCGGCGGCCAGGCCGCCGCGGTACGCCAGCAGGACGATGGCCAGCAGCGCGGTGGCCGTGACCTCCAGAAAGCCGCTCAGGGCCTGAACCTCGTAGAAGACGTAGTTGAGGGAGGCGAACACCAGCCCCGACGCCATCCCCCCGGCGAGACTGGAGACGCCGCCCACGACCGCGATCGACAGGAGCAGCAGCGAGATGTTGATCTCGAACTGCAACGGCGAGATCGCGCGGGCCTCCATCATGAGCAGGTTGCCCGCGACGGCGGCCAGGGCCCCGGACAGGCTGAACGCCAGCAGCTTGTAGCGGACGACGTTGATGCCCAGCGACGCGGCGGCCATCTCCGAGCCCTGGACCGCGAAGAACGCGCGGCCGGTCTTGGAGTCGCGCAGGTTGGCCATCGTATAGAGCAGCGCGAAGGCGACCGCCCAGGCGATGAAGTAGAAGACCGTCCGGCTGGAGAAGTCGAAGTAGGGGAAAGTGCCGGCGCGTCCGATAGGGGCCACCGTGATCGAGCTGTGCCTCGTGAACCAGGTCTGGCGGAACAAAAACTCGCTGGCCGTCCAGGTGAAGATGAGAGTGGCGACGGCGAGGTACAGGCCGCGCACCCGGACCGCGACCGCTCCCAGAGCCACGGCGACGAGCGCGCCGGCCCCCGCGGCGAGCGGGAGGTTGAGCGGGAAGGGGATGCCGAGGCCTTGCGCGAACCAGCCGGTGGTGTAGGCGCCCACGCCGAGGAATGCCGCATGGGCCAGCGAGATTTGCCCAACCCACCCCGTCAGCATGACGAGTGAGACCGCAACGATCGTGTAGATGGCCCCCTGGTTGGCCGAACCCAGCAGCGCGTAGTTCAACTTAAAGGGAAGCAGGCAGAACAACAGGACCCCGGCCGCCATAGCTAGACGACGGCCCGGCAGATCGCGGGCCCTCGGACCATCGCCGGACTTCGCCCTGCCGATCGCACCACCGCGTACGTCTGCACCCGCGACGATGCGGCGCCCACGAAAGGCCATGGCCGCTATCGCGATGACCGCGAGCAGCAGCTGCGGAGCTCCCTGCATCTGTCCCAGGGAGCCGAGGACGGGAACGAGTCCCAGCGTCACGCCCACCACCACGGCCCCCAGGACGGCCCCCGGCAGGCTCGCCATCCCGGCGATGAGCGCGGCCACGAATCCGAACAGGGCCTGGAAGGAAAGGACGTACGGGTGCAGGTTCGTCGTGTTCGACGCGAGCAGGATCCCCGACAGCCCGGCGAGGCTGCCTCCGATGACCCAGGCGAGGGCGGTGATGCGGTCGGGGTTGACCCCCATCAACGCAGCGGCACGCCTGTTCTCGGCCGAACCGCGCATGATCAGTCCGAGGTCGGTCCGCGTGAACAGGACGAACAACGCCGCGGTCACGGCCAGCATCACGAAAAAGAGTCCGAACTCCCCGTAGTTGATGGACGACTGGCTGACCTTGACGAAGCCCGCGGGGAAGATCCTCACCGAGGGCAGTCCGGTGGTCCCCCACACCTTGGCGGCGATGGCTACGAGGATCCCGAGTGCGGCCACGGTCCCGACGGTCTGGGACGTCGTCGACTCCGACCTCAGGCGCCGGATGAAGACCCTCTCCACCCCGTACCCGAGCAGTCCGCCGGCCGCCACCCCGAGCACGAATGCGATGGCCGCCGGGACGCGCAGCTTCGCGTTGAGCGTGTAGACCACGTAGGCCGGGATCATGACCATCGCGCCGTGCGCGAGGTTCAGGACCTGGGACGCCCGGTAGATCATCACGATCCCCACGGCCAGGATCGCGTAGGCCCCGATGTTCCCCAGGGACAGCAGGACCGCCACGAGGATCTTCATGTCACTCCAGGGCCGGGTCCGCCAGAAAACCGGATCCCGGGCCGAATCCCGCGAACGACCCCTGCGCCACCACGATCGAAAAGGCCTGGGCACGGATGTTGGCATGGTGCTTGCCGGGTTTCCAGGACAGGGGAGCCGAGACCCCGGCCGGATGCTCCATCGAATCGAGCACCTGTTTGAGCCGCGCCCTCGTCAGCTGCGGCCCGACCTTCCTAAGTGCCTCCACGAACACGTTCATGCCCAGGTACGCACCCTCCAGGAACTGGTTGGTGGTGTCCACGGTGGGCGACACGCTCTTTACGTCGTTGACGTAGGCGGCCACGGCGGGATCCGACGCCAGCGTTCCGACCGGCGGGTTGTAGCCCGTCCACACGAGCATCCCGCTGCACGGCTTTCCGCAGTTGGACGCGAACCGCTCGTTGAAAAGAGTCTGCGACCCGGACGTGATCATGGTCCCGAACTGAGGACGTCCGGCGATCCAGGTCTCGGCCGTCGACGGCTCCAGCAGCAGCGCGACCATGTCGCACTGGCCGTTGCACGCGGTATTGAACGACTGGATGTCTGAGCTGTAGGAGGCCTGTCCGGGAAGGATGCCGGTGTACGCCTTCAGCTGGGCCCCCGGCTTGGACTCCACGTACTGCTTAAACGCCTCGGCCCCCTCCCGGCCGAACCGGTAGAACTTGTCGTAGACGATCCCGAAGCTGCGGGCACCCTTGTCGTAGGCGTGACGCGCCATGACCCGCATCGTCGAGATCGTCGCCGTCGCCACGGGCCACACGTACGGGTCGCGGTACTGCTGAATGAGCATCCCGTCGGACCCGACCACCGGAATGCCCGCCTTGGAGATGTCGCCGGACTCGATGGCGGCCGTCAGTCCCTCCGAAGACGGCGTGACCGGCAGGGCGAACACGCCCTCGTTGATGAAGTTGCGGATGAACGTCAAGCCGCGGTCGGCCTGCCAGCCGTCGTCCACCAGCTTGATGTCCAGCAGCCGCCCGCAGATTCCGCCTGACGAGTTCACCTTCCGGACGACGGCCTGGATCCCGACCGGAGACTGCCCAAGGAACGATGCCCCGATCCCGGACTGGACCACGGTCGCCGCGAGCTTGATCTTGTCGGCGGTGACGCCGGTGTCGGTGGCGCCGCCGTTCTTGCCGCGCGAGCACTCCAGTCCCTTCGGCTGCGCAAGCGCGCCACCCGGGCCCGCCGCAGCTCCGGCCGTGCTGCCTCCGGCCGCTGCCGGGTCCCCGATGGCCCCACCTGCGTCGGCGGCCTCGGCTGCGGCCCCCTCACCGTCGACCGCGGCGGACTCCGCTCCTCCACCGGCGACCGCCGACTTTTGCGGAGCCGCACGGTCCTGAACCACCACGTAACCGAGCAGTCCTGCCATGGCGAGGTAGAGAAGCGGACGGTTCCGCCCGGCGAACAGCGACCCCGCCAGCAATCCGATTCCTATTCCGATGAGCAGAAGGGTCATCTGATCTGGTTCTCCGAAGCCGGGCGGACGCGCTTCAGCTGATCGTGACTCGGATGGCGCGCCGGCGCATGGCCAGGTAGACGGGCGCGCCGAGGACCATCCAAATCATCGTCGCCAGCAGGCCCTCACGGGGTCGCCGGAGCAAAAACGACAGCCCGTAGGCGAAGCGCTTGACCGTCCTCGCGATCGCGTTTCCCACGGCTCCGGCCACCACCGGAGGAGCGGCGACGCCGCCGATCTCCGGAAGCGGGCCGTAGGCGATCTCGGACAGGACCTCCGTGAGGGGCACGTCGGGCAGGGTGTCTCCCGCGGCGAGATCCACGTCGCCGAGGCCCTCCAGGCCCAGCGCGTTGAGCAGGTAGATGCCGTAGGTCGCGGAGGCGTCGACGCCGGCGATCTGGTAGATCTGGCGGCCGCGGCCGAGGGTGGGGTCGTCGTTGAAGACCGACATCTCGATCGCGGGAACCTGCGTGGACGCGTCGTTGTTGATCGCGCGAGCGGAGACCTCCTGCCCGCGGTCCTTCTGGATGGAGGCCAGGTAGCCGCCGGGAGTCCCGCGGCTCAGGCCGGGGTCCGGCTCCGGGAAGACGACGCGTGCCCGGCCGCTGAGGGCGCGGTTCAACTGCGTCTCGATGGGCGACTTGCCCAGCGCGGACTCGATCTGAGGGGACACGTTGCTCTCGGGCAGGACGCATCCCTGGACATCGACCTTCTGGCTCGGGATGCTCACCCCGCACAGGATTCGGCTGAACTTCGTGCCTGCCGTTCCGGGCTGTCCGCCGGCGAACGACTCAGCCACGGTGCCGGCGGCTTCGATGCGGAAGACGCCCGGCACCTCGACCCCCCTGGCCCACGACTCGCTGTGGACGACCAGTCCCCGGTCCGTGGTCTTCATGAGGCTCACCTGCGACGACGTGTCCACCACCTTCAGGGGGCCGAAGTTGACGCCGCCGGCGTTCGGGGGGCTGAGCGTCAGGTTCTGGCTGCGGGCGCTGGCGAGCACCTTCGGCTGCGCGTCGGACTGCGCGCAGTTGACCTCCGCGGTGTAGCCCGGGAGGTTCGTGGTGCCGGCGTTGCCCGTGCCGTCGTTCGAGCACTCCGCGGCCTTTGTAGGCCAGGTCGTGCCGAGTGCCTCGTCGGCGTCGTTGTTGCCGTCGCGGTCCGCGTCGAGGTCGGGCCGTGGCCAGAAGGACTGAAAAGGGTCGGCGCCGAGCGGCTGCGGGCGCGCCCAGCACCGGGAGACGACCTCCGCCGCGTCGGTCTTCGTACCTGGATCGGCCTCCAGAGGGATCGCGGCCGCCCCGGCGAGGTTGTTGGACAGCGCCGCCTGCCTGACGAAGCCGAAGACGATCTCGCGGTCGGCCCGTCCGCACGGGGAGCCGGCCGAGGCTATGCCGCTGCGTCCGGGCCTGATCGACCCGACGCTCGGCCCCCCGGGAGGAAGGCCCTCGACACCGCCGACGAACAGCGCGCGCAAGCCGTAGCCGTGGGCGGTGCCGGTGAAGTTGGAAGCGGTCGTGGCCGGGTTCTCCGGCTCGTCGGTGGTGAACCGGTCCTGGTCCTCCAGAGGGGGGTCGGTGGACACCTCGACGGAGTCCTCGTACACGGTGAAGAAGGCGTCGGTGCCGCGCCGGACGAACACCCTGGTAGCCAGATCCTCTCCGGAGTCGGCCTGGATCCGCATCACGCCGTTACCCGCCTGGTCTTCGAACGCCAGAGCTTGGGGGACGGGCGACCGGCGAGCATCGGCGATGAGCAGCCCTCCGGCATTGCGCTGCCTGCCCTTCTGAGTGGATGGGGCCAGCGTGTACAGCCTGCCGGTGAACGGGTCCACTCCGGACGACGCGGGCACGGGCTCCAGCGTCATCCCGATCACCCCGACGTAGGCCGAGCTGTCGCCGTCGAACACCCACCAGGACTCGCCCTCCTCGTTCATGACACGCATGAGCATGCGGTCGGACTCGGGGTCCGACAGGACGTCGGCGACTCCAAGCGGCCCGGGGAACACCTCCTCGACGACCGGACGTCCACTCGCGTCGGTCAGCAGCCGGACCACCTGCCCGGTCCCACCGGCCCCCTGGCAGGCGAGGTAGACCGACGACCCGTGCCGGCTCTGGAACAGGCTCAGCTGGTACCGCGATTGCGGATGTATCGGGAGCTTGAAGTTCCCGCAGGCGGCGACCCTGTAGATCCAGTCCTGCTTGCCGGTCTGGGTGTCCCACTGGGAGGCCCAGACGATGTTGAAGTTGTTCTCCGTCCCGGGCGCCCTCTGCTCCTGCATCAACAGCAGGATCTTCGGAGAGCCTCCGGACAGCGCGGAAGGCGTTATGTCGATGCCCCGCAATCCGGCCGCCACCCCCGCGGGCAGCGGCACGCAGGAGCTCGTGGAGGTGCACAGGCCGTTGGAGGCGGGCGTGGGAGGCGCGTCCTCGCGCCGGAACGTCTTGATCTGGGTGAGCGTCGGACCGTCCAACACCACGAATCCCCCGAACAAACTCAGGCTGTCGAGGAAGGCGAAGTACAGGCGCCCGCTGTTTTCGTCGACGGCCTGGATGAACTCCCCGGACGTGATCCCCACCGGAGTGCTGGCCGTGAACGCAAAGGACTTGTAGGCCAAAGGCTCCAGGGTGTCCAGGTTGAACGACTGGACGCCCGTCCCACGGGTCAGGGCGAAGACCTGGTACCCGATGCGCCGCTTGCGGTCCAGCAGCAGCGATCCGTTGGACGAGAAATCGGCCGCATCGTGCGGCCTGAAGATCGGAAGCTTGCCGCGGGGAACCAGCTTCGGGTCCGCGGCCCCCACGCCCACGGGCAGCAAGGCCAGCAGGAGCACGGCCGTCACCGGCCAGACCCACAGTCCCCGCGTCCGCTTCACATCGTCCCTTTCGCCCACATTGTCACCCGAGACAGTCGCACGGGAGCGCCGATGTCTCCATCGGCGCTCCCGGTGAAACCGTCCTTCTTGCGTGCGGCTGCTAGAACGAAACCGTCATCCCCTCCACCTGGAACTGAGTGGTGGCCTGCGAGATGCCGCAGTCGCCGGCGCCGCTGAGGCCACGCGAGCTCGTGAACCCGACCAGCGTCGAGCGCTTGCCCGTGTCGAGATCGATCCCGGACCCAACGATCGGAAGGACCGTGGCTCCCGACTGCTCCCACGTGTACTCGTAGGAAACCCTCACGACCCGGCCGCTGACGGAGCTTTGAGCCGACCTGGTGTCACTGCGCAGCCGTCCCCGGGACGACCCGCAGTAGGCGCCGAGTCCCACTGCGCTGGGAAACACCCCGTAGTTGCCGTCCGGCGAGTAGGAGTGGATCGAGCATCCGGGCCCTCCCAGCGTGCTCACGCAGAAGCTGTCCGGAGCCTTCAGGTCCGGACCTGCCGCGAACTCCACCGGCGAGCGCAGGATGCGGGGGCCGAGCCCGGGCCAGAAGAAGCCCTGGCACCCGGAAAAGCAGTGGGCGTTGGTGACCTTGTTCCAAAGCGGGTCCTCGAGGTCGTAGGTGCAGTTGGCGCCGGCGGCGTTGCAGACGAAGCCGACTCCCTCCAGAACGCTGACCGCGACGACCTCGTCGGGGTTCTGTGCCGATGCGGGCGAGGCGGTGACCGCTGCGAGCGCCGCTACGGCGGCCGCCGCGACGAGCTTTCTGAATCTCATGTGAGGTCCTCCAGTCATGTCAGTTGTCTATCGAACCGCGGTGCACACGTCGTAGCGGCGCAGCTGCGCGAACATCGGCTCGTCGGCCGTGAAGGCGTGGGGTCCGACATCACCTACAGCGTCGGAGGACCTCGCACGCCCGTTGCCGGCGCTGGCGCGGTCCGACACGCTGCAGCCTGCTCCCCTGTAGGCGGCGTCGCCGGGAATGCCCTGGATGGCGAGGTCGATCGCAACGTCGCCCAGGGCCCAGGTCCCCGAGGTGGGGATCGTCCCGCGCACTGTGGCCGTGCTCGTCTGGGGGGTCGAGCCCCAGTCGACGCTCACCTGCAGCGTCCCGCGGGGCACGATGCCTGCGGCCGTTCCGTACGCCTGGGATGTGGCGGTAAGGACCGCTGCCCCCGTTTCGTCGGCGACGAGGCGCCAAAGGCCCGGGTCGGCCCCGGGAGTGAACTGCAGGTACACCTGACGGTGGTCCTGCGCAACGCAAACGTCCGGCGTGATGCCCGCGCAGTCCTCGGCGCGGGCGCCGGCTGCCGCGGGAGTCATCGCGATCACGGCCAGTGCCGCCACAGCGGTGACCAATCGTCCTGCTCTCATAAATCCCCCTTGCCGCAACTGAACTTCTTGCGCACTGTGTTCGCC contains the following coding sequences:
- a CDS encoding ABC transporter substrate-binding protein, whose protein sequence is MTLLLIGIGIGLLAGSLFAGRNRPLLYLAMAGLLGYVVVQDRAAPQKSAVAGGGAESAAVDGEGAAAEAADAGGAIGDPAAAGGSTAGAAAGPGGALAQPKGLECSRGKNGGATDTGVTADKIKLAATVVQSGIGASFLGQSPVGIQAVVRKVNSSGGICGRLLDIKLVDDGWQADRGLTFIRNFINEGVFALPVTPSSEGLTAAIESGDISKAGIPVVGSDGMLIQQYRDPYVWPVATATISTMRVMARHAYDKGARSFGIVYDKFYRFGREGAEAFKQYVESKPGAQLKAYTGILPGQASYSSDIQSFNTACNGQCDMVALLLEPSTAETWIAGRPQFGTMITSGSQTLFNERFASNCGKPCSGMLVWTGYNPPVGTLASDPAVAAYVNDVKSVSPTVDTTNQFLEGAYLGMNVFVEALRKVGPQLTRARLKQVLDSMEHPAGVSAPLSWKPGKHHANIRAQAFSIVVAQGSFAGFGPGSGFLADPALE
- a CDS encoding ATP-binding cassette domain-containing protein; translated protein: MKILVAVLLSLGNIGAYAILAVGIVMIYRASQVLNLAHGAMVMIPAYVVYTLNAKLRVPAAIAFVLGVAAGGLLGYGVERVFIRRLRSESTTSQTVGTVAALGILVAIAAKVWGTTGLPSVRIFPAGFVKVSQSSINYGEFGLFFVMLAVTAALFVLFTRTDLGLIMRGSAENRRAAALMGVNPDRITALAWVIGGSLAGLSGILLASNTTNLHPYVLSFQALFGFVAALIAGMASLPGAVLGAVVVGVTLGLVPVLGSLGQMQGAPQLLLAVIAIAAMAFRGRRIVAGADVRGGAIGRAKSGDGPRARDLPGRRLAMAAGVLLFCLLPFKLNYALLGSANQGAIYTIVAVSLVMLTGWVGQISLAHAAFLGVGAYTTGWFAQGLGIPFPLNLPLAAGAGALVAVALGAVAVRVRGLYLAVATLIFTWTASEFLFRQTWFTRHSSITVAPIGRAGTFPYFDFSSRTVFYFIAWAVAFALLYTMANLRDSKTGRAFFAVQGSEMAAASLGINVVRYKLLAFSLSGALAAVAGNLLMMEARAISPLQFEINISLLLLSIAVVGGVSSLAGGMASGLVFASLNYVFYEVQALSGFLEVTATALLAIVLLAYRGGLAAAGHRIVGLIAGRQALMSALRRADALTDQMIEDLSWLAGRVRYRGRARLLSWGMQPASEAGQLQDDAISSEPGPVLVPSASPDGRRQTTVVLKADDLTVRFGGLTAVQGVTLEVREGEIVGLIGPNGAGKSVTFNSVAGLVTPSSGHITLHGTDVGEMPVHERAAMGVARTFQAIQLFPQLSVFDNLLVATHLHNSTGFLSHLVVTPRSIQTERQARRRVAEVVERLELADVAQRRVADLPFGVLRMVEVARALVTGFRFIMLDEPASGLDGTETEELTEVLRRLRDEEAMTLLLIEHDVKMVTSVSDYMYVLDRGSLIAQGPPESVKRDPQVIAAYLGRPVEEMAVAR